From one Phytohabitans houttuyneae genomic stretch:
- a CDS encoding SDR family NAD(P)-dependent oxidoreductase — MERRAELVELVRGQVAGVLGHASATQVDQGRAFQELGFDSLTAVELRNRLGGTTGLRLPATLVFDYPTVTALAGYLHDELFDVDSVAATPAAALPSVAVDPIVIVGMACRYPGGVASPDDLWRLVRDGVDAISEFPTDRGWDLEGLYDPDPEHLGTSYTRQGGFLTEPGAFDPAFFGMSPREALATDSQQRLLLEVTWEAVERAGIDPVTLRGSQTGVYAGVMYNDYGALLDGGEHEGLQGQGSSGSVASGRVSYTFGFEGPAVSVDTACSSSLVALHLAAQALRAGECTLAVAGGVTVMSTPTAFVEFSRQRGLAPDGRSKAYADAADGVAWSEGVGMLVLERLSDAERNGHPILAVVRGSAVNQDGASNGLTAPNGPSQQRVIRQALASGGLSPADVDVVEGHGTGTTLGDPIEAQALLATYGRDRQRPLLLGSVKSNLGHTQAAAGVAGVIKMVMAMRHGTVPRTLHVDAPSSHVDWSAGAVELLTEQAVWPEVDRPRRAGVSSFGISGTNAHVILEQPAPAASVVVPDPVVVPWPVSAKSEVALDVQVERLHTLDGSRAAVGRALVGRSVFEHRAVLLASGDGVSEVARGHAQPGRLAVLFSGQGSQRLGMGRDLYARYPVFATALDEVLARLDPGLREVMWGDDPEALNQTGNTQPALFAVEVALYRLVESFGVTPDQVAGHSIGEVTAAHIAGVLTLADACHLVTARAQLMQQLPTGGAMIAIHATEADITPLLTARVSIAAVNGPTAIVIAGHEDEVEAVAAQFTRTTRLRVSHAFHSPLMDPMLDTFQTAITDLTFHQPRIPIAASGDVTDPNYWVRHVRDTVRFADNVATLDGATLLEIGPDGVLAAMTGTAIPTLRKDRDEQTAFLTALARLHTTGTTIDWTPTLTGTDKADLPTYPFQHERYWPAPAAARTGDVRAAGLEATDHPLLGAAVGLADSGGMLFTSTLSLRTHPWLADHRVGGVPLFPGTGFVELAIRAGDEVGCDRIEELTLAAPLVLPEHGTVRLQVSVSEPDGDGRRRIAVYSAEAGAPWTQHATGVLGSGGPRVEPGGESWPPAGAQPVDVDGCYDAFADAGFTYGPLFQGLRAAWRRGDETFAEVELPGGTANGFGIHPALLDAALHAAMLPGEGGAGDAGGLPFSWEGVTLHAAGATSLRVRLAPSGHGGLSIAVTGAGGAPVATVESLVTRPVTATAKPIEQDALFTLDWVPATAAGEQGLGTVAVLGPDPFGLAPALGATAYSGLAAITDPPSTVLVTAQGSGGPVEAAHALTARMLELIQEWLADERFAESRLTVVTRGATSGADPAAAAVWGLVRSAQSENPDRFALVDTDQAEVTPALLAAEPQVVLRDGVVHVARLGRGSAGEVVVWDPDGLVLVTGGGGGLGAVVARHLVERHGVRRLLLVSRSGRAPDLADLGVEVAVEACDVADRGQVEGLLSRHRVTSVVHAAGVLDDGVVSQLTPERLAAVLRPKVDAAWHLHELAGDVDAFVLFSSAAGVFGGAGQANYAAGNAFLDALAVRRRVEGKPAVSLAWGPWEQGMAADSERMARSGMPPLTTEQGLALFDAVAGSATPSVVPVRLDLAAIRKAGEVPPLLRGLIRGPVRRGQVADGGHRLAQRLATASDAERREVLLELVLDQVAAVLGHGGRSDVEPERQFQDLGFDSLTAVELRNRMNAVTGLRLPATLLFDHPTPAALVEYLHGELAPDAAAEINGLLAALDSLEKALAGTTVDPKAHQQIEGRLEVLRARWAGTRNEQEPRAEINLDDASDEEMFALLDEELSQQGD, encoded by the coding sequence GTGGAGCGCCGGGCAGAGCTCGTCGAGCTGGTGCGCGGGCAGGTCGCCGGCGTCCTCGGCCACGCCAGCGCCACGCAGGTCGACCAGGGCCGCGCGTTTCAGGAGCTGGGCTTCGACTCTCTCACCGCCGTCGAGCTGCGAAACCGGCTGGGCGGTACCACCGGGCTGCGGCTGCCCGCCACGCTCGTCTTCGACTATCCGACGGTGACGGCGCTGGCCGGTTACCTACACGACGAGCTGTTCGATGTGGACAGTGTGGCCGCCACACCCGCCGCCGCCCTGCCGAGCGTGGCGGTCGACCCGATCGTGATCGTCGGCATGGCCTGCCGCTACCCGGGCGGCGTCGCCTCGCCGGACGACCTGTGGCGCCTCGTCCGCGACGGCGTGGACGCGATCAGCGAGTTTCCGACCGACCGCGGCTGGGACCTCGAAGGGCTCTACGACCCGGATCCCGAGCACCTCGGCACTTCGTACACCCGCCAGGGCGGCTTCCTGACCGAACCCGGCGCGTTCGACCCGGCGTTCTTCGGCATGAGCCCGCGCGAGGCCCTCGCCACCGACTCGCAGCAACGGCTCCTGCTCGAAGTGACGTGGGAGGCGGTCGAACGGGCCGGCATCGACCCCGTGACGCTGCGCGGCAGCCAGACGGGCGTGTACGCGGGCGTCATGTACAACGACTACGGCGCTCTCCTCGACGGCGGCGAACACGAGGGCCTGCAAGGGCAGGGCAGCTCGGGGAGCGTGGCGTCGGGCCGCGTGTCGTACACGTTCGGCTTCGAAGGTCCCGCGGTCAGCGTCGACACCGCCTGCTCCTCCTCGCTCGTGGCGCTGCACCTCGCCGCCCAGGCGCTGCGGGCCGGGGAGTGCACGCTCGCGGTCGCCGGTGGCGTGACGGTGATGTCCACGCCGACCGCGTTCGTCGAGTTTTCCCGGCAGCGCGGCCTCGCCCCGGACGGGCGCAGCAAGGCATACGCGGACGCGGCGGACGGGGTGGCCTGGTCCGAGGGCGTGGGCATGCTGGTGCTGGAGCGGCTCTCGGACGCCGAGCGCAACGGCCATCCGATCCTCGCCGTCGTGCGGGGCAGTGCGGTGAACCAGGATGGTGCCTCCAACGGCCTGACGGCTCCGAATGGCCCGTCGCAGCAGCGGGTGATCCGTCAGGCTTTGGCCAGTGGTGGCCTGTCGCCGGCCGATGTGGATGTGGTGGAGGGCCATGGGACCGGCACGACGCTGGGTGACCCGATCGAGGCGCAGGCGCTGCTGGCCACGTACGGCCGTGACCGGCAGCGGCCGCTGCTGCTCGGCTCGGTGAAGTCGAACCTCGGCCACACCCAGGCGGCCGCCGGCGTCGCGGGTGTGATCAAGATGGTGATGGCGATGCGGCACGGCACCGTCCCACGCACCCTGCATGTCGACGCGCCGTCGTCGCATGTGGACTGGTCTGCGGGTGCGGTCGAGTTGCTGACTGAGCAGGCAGTGTGGCCGGAAGTCGATCGTCCGCGTCGGGCGGGTGTGTCGTCGTTCGGGATCAGCGGCACGAACGCTCATGTGATCTTGGAGCAGCCGGCCCCGGCCGCGAGTGTTGTGGTGCCGGATCCGGTGGTGGTGCCGTGGCCGGTCTCGGCCAAGTCCGAGGTCGCCCTCGATGTTCAGGTCGAACGGCTGCACACTCTCGACGGGTCGCGGGCCGCGGTCGGTCGGGCGTTGGTAGGCCGGTCGGTGTTCGAGCATCGGGCGGTGCTGCTGGCCAGCGGTGATGGTGTGTCCGAGGTGGCCCGCGGCCACGCCCAGCCGGGGCGGCTGGCGGTGCTCTTCTCCGGTCAGGGCTCGCAGCGGCTGGGGATGGGTCGTGACCTGTATGCCCGCTATCCGGTGTTCGCGACCGCGTTGGATGAGGTGTTGGCGCGTCTTGATCCGGGGTTGCGGGAGGTGATGTGGGGTGATGACCCGGAGGCGTTGAACCAGACCGGTAACACCCAGCCGGCACTGTTCGCGGTCGAGGTCGCCCTCTACCGGCTTGTCGAGTCGTTCGGCGTCACCCCCGACCAGGTGGCCGGCCACTCCATCGGCGAGGTCACCGCCGCCCACATCGCCGGTGTCCTCACCCTGGCCGACGCCTGCCACCTCGTCACCGCCCGCGCCCAGCTGATGCAGCAGCTCCCCACCGGCGGCGCCATGATCGCCATCCACGCCACCGAAGCCGACATCACACCACTGCTGACCGCACGCGTCTCGATCGCCGCGGTCAACGGCCCCACCGCCATCGTCATCGCCGGCCACGAGGACGAGGTCGAGGCGGTCGCGGCCCAGTTCACACGGACTACCAGGCTGCGGGTCTCGCACGCCTTCCACTCCCCACTCATGGACCCCATGCTCGACACCTTCCAGACGGCCATCACCGACCTCACCTTCCACCAGCCGCGGATCCCGATCGCCGCCAGCGGCGACGTCACCGACCCGAACTACTGGGTCCGCCACGTCAGGGACACCGTCCGCTTCGCCGACAACGTCGCCACCCTCGACGGGGCCACCCTGCTGGAGATCGGACCCGACGGCGTCCTGGCCGCGATGACCGGCACCGCCATCCCCACCCTGCGCAAAGACCGCGACGAACAAACAGCCTTCCTGACCGCCCTGGCCCGACTACACACCACCGGCACCACCATCGACTGGACACCCACACTCACCGGCACCGACAAAGCCGACCTACCCACCTACCCCTTCCAACACGAACGCTACTGGCCCGCTCCGGCCGCGGCGCGCACCGGCGACGTTCGCGCCGCCGGGCTGGAGGCCACCGACCACCCGCTGCTCGGCGCCGCCGTCGGGCTCGCCGACTCCGGCGGCATGCTCTTCACGAGCACGCTCTCGCTGCGTACCCACCCGTGGCTCGCGGACCACCGCGTCGGCGGCGTGCCGCTCTTCCCCGGCACCGGATTCGTCGAGCTGGCGATCCGGGCCGGTGACGAGGTGGGCTGCGACCGGATCGAGGAGCTGACGCTCGCCGCCCCGCTGGTACTGCCCGAGCACGGCACCGTCCGCCTGCAGGTCTCGGTGTCCGAACCGGACGGTGACGGCCGCCGCCGCATTGCCGTCTACTCCGCCGAGGCCGGCGCCCCGTGGACCCAGCACGCTACCGGCGTGCTCGGGTCCGGCGGCCCACGCGTCGAGCCGGGTGGGGAGTCCTGGCCGCCCGCCGGTGCCCAGCCGGTCGACGTGGACGGCTGCTACGACGCCTTCGCCGACGCGGGCTTCACGTACGGGCCGCTCTTCCAGGGCCTGCGGGCGGCCTGGCGGCGCGGTGACGAGACCTTCGCCGAGGTCGAGCTTCCCGGTGGTACCGCCAATGGCTTCGGCATCCACCCGGCCCTGCTCGACGCGGCCCTGCACGCGGCGATGCTGCCCGGCGAGGGCGGCGCCGGCGACGCCGGTGGCCTGCCGTTCTCCTGGGAGGGCGTCACGCTGCACGCGGCCGGCGCCACCTCCCTGCGGGTACGGCTCGCACCGTCCGGCCATGGTGGACTGTCCATTGCGGTCACCGGCGCCGGCGGCGCACCGGTCGCCACGGTCGAGTCGCTCGTCACCCGGCCGGTGACCGCCACTGCGAAGCCGATCGAGCAGGACGCCCTCTTCACCCTCGACTGGGTGCCGGCCACCGCGGCCGGCGAGCAGGGCCTGGGGACCGTCGCGGTGCTCGGACCCGACCCGTTCGGCCTCGCGCCGGCCCTGGGCGCCACGGCCTACTCCGGCCTCGCCGCGATCACCGACCCGCCGTCGACCGTCCTGGTCACCGCGCAGGGCAGCGGAGGACCGGTCGAGGCCGCACACGCCCTGACCGCCCGCATGCTGGAACTCATCCAGGAGTGGCTCGCCGACGAGCGGTTCGCCGAGTCCCGCCTCACCGTCGTGACGCGCGGCGCCACCAGCGGAGCTGACCCGGCGGCGGCCGCGGTCTGGGGCCTGGTCCGGTCGGCGCAGTCGGAAAACCCGGACCGCTTCGCGCTCGTCGACACCGACCAGGCCGAGGTCACGCCGGCACTGCTCGCCGCCGAACCGCAGGTCGTGCTCCGCGATGGCGTGGTCCATGTGGCTCGGCTGGGTCGTGGCTCGGCTGGTGAGGTGGTGGTGTGGGATCCGGATGGTTTGGTGCTGGTCACTGGCGGTGGTGGTGGGTTGGGTGCGGTCGTGGCGAGGCATCTGGTCGAGCGTCACGGGGTGCGGCGGTTGTTGCTGGTCAGCCGTAGTGGCAGGGCCCCGGATCTTGCGGATCTTGGTGTCGAGGTGGCGGTCGAGGCGTGTGATGTGGCCGATCGTGGTCAGGTTGAGGGGTTGTTGAGTAGGCATCGGGTGACCTCGGTGGTGCACGCGGCTGGTGTGCTTGATGACGGAGTGGTCAGTCAGCTCACGCCGGAGCGGTTGGCGGCGGTGTTGCGGCCGAAGGTGGACGCCGCGTGGCATCTGCATGAGCTGGCCGGTGATGTGGACGCGTTCGTGTTGTTCTCGTCGGCTGCTGGCGTGTTCGGTGGTGCGGGGCAGGCCAACTATGCGGCCGGTAACGCGTTCCTGGATGCGTTGGCGGTGCGCCGGCGGGTCGAAGGTAAGCCCGCGGTGTCGCTGGCTTGGGGTCCGTGGGAGCAGGGCATGGCTGCGGACAGTGAGCGGATGGCTCGTTCCGGTATGCCGCCGCTGACCACTGAGCAGGGCCTGGCGCTGTTCGACGCGGTGGCCGGCTCAGCTACGCCGAGCGTGGTTCCGGTGCGGCTGGATCTGGCGGCGATTCGCAAGGCGGGCGAGGTACCCCCGCTGCTGCGCGGCCTCATCCGCGGCCCGGTCCGGCGAGGCCAGGTGGCGGACGGCGGGCATCGGCTCGCCCAACGCCTCGCCACCGCGAGCGACGCCGAGCGGCGCGAGGTGCTGCTGGAGCTGGTGCTCGACCAGGTCGCGGCGGTGCTCGGGCATGGCGGGCGGTCCGACGTGGAGCCGGAGCGGCAGTTCCAGGACCTCGGGTTCGACTCGCTGACCGCGGTCGAGCTGCGCAACCGGATGAACGCGGTGACCGGGCTCCGCCTGCCCGCCACGCTCCTGTTCGACCACCCGACGCCGGCCGCGCTCGTCGAGTACCTGCACGGCGAGCTGGCACCGGACGCCGCGGCCGAGATCAACGGCCTCCTTGCCGCGCTCGACTCGCTGGAGAAGGCGCTCGCCGGCACCACAGTGGACCCGAAGGCGCACCAGCAGATCGAGGGCCGCCTCGAGGTGCTCCGGGCCAGGTGGGCCGGCACGCGCAACGAGCAGGAGCCGCGCGCGGAGATCAACCTGGACGACGCCTCGGACGAGGAGATGTTCGCGCTCCTCGACGAGGAACTCAGCCAGCAGGGAGACTGA
- a CDS encoding PH domain-containing protein, translating into MHRWEVTLDAVYARRGWFLQQWRIAPMSRIQTVDTVRGPLEQRFRLATVTVTTASAKGPVRIDGLDHERAEELVRKLTAVTQATDGDAT; encoded by the coding sequence GTGCACCGCTGGGAGGTCACGCTCGACGCGGTGTATGCCCGCCGCGGCTGGTTTCTCCAGCAGTGGCGGATCGCGCCGATGTCCCGCATCCAGACCGTCGACACCGTGCGCGGACCCCTTGAGCAGCGCTTCCGCCTCGCCACCGTCACGGTGACGACCGCTTCCGCCAAGGGGCCGGTGCGGATCGACGGGCTCGACCACGAGCGCGCGGAGGAGCTGGTCCGCAAGCTCACCGCCGTGACACAGGCCACCGACGGGGACGCGACGTGA
- a CDS encoding PH domain-containing protein produces the protein MTGEWQRLHRRTLWLTALYLLGFAVVAGVPTALLLLQGGVDAWLVSLVVGGGAVVLVSHGVLIDWVRWWYTEYRITEERVERRFTFVFRTHKSVPRERVRTVDVNATIVHRLLGLASVRIGTGQQDMFGKVSVTFDPLGRELADALRAELLHKGHEGPEVELARFDRAWIRYAPLSVTTLALGAGAFGLVMQVTDWFNLQVAVVDFVRDLFRELPLIPLLGVILAIGLVLGVIGSLGLWVELWWDFRLTRQSGNLLVRRGLLTRRSLTLEERRLRGIEVIEPLGARLAGGARLDAVASGFTVSIDERRNDPRTLLPVVPRQLALRVAADILGEPVVPTEAASLTPHPPAARRRRLLWAVGAAVGVALVLAALGLLLVEALLHLAWISAVVLVPAAVWIGLDAYRALGHGLAGEYLVSRRGSVRRSTVALRRDGVIGWVVSSSPLQRRAGLVTLTATTAANHGGYKIPDAGQAQALTFADEAVPDLIAPFLETEQGVGAAPRRPARQPTP, from the coding sequence GTGACCGGGGAGTGGCAGCGGCTCCATCGGCGTACCCTCTGGCTCACCGCCCTCTACCTGCTCGGCTTCGCCGTCGTCGCGGGCGTGCCCACCGCGCTGCTGCTGCTTCAGGGTGGTGTCGACGCCTGGCTGGTGTCCCTTGTGGTGGGTGGCGGAGCGGTAGTGCTTGTCTCGCACGGCGTGCTCATCGACTGGGTCCGCTGGTGGTACACCGAGTACCGGATCACCGAGGAGCGGGTGGAGCGGCGATTCACGTTCGTCTTCCGTACGCACAAGTCGGTGCCGCGCGAGCGGGTGCGCACCGTCGACGTCAACGCCACCATCGTGCACCGCCTGCTCGGCCTGGCCAGCGTGCGGATCGGCACCGGCCAGCAGGACATGTTCGGCAAGGTCTCCGTCACGTTCGACCCGCTCGGCCGCGAGCTGGCCGATGCCCTGCGCGCGGAGCTTCTCCACAAGGGACACGAAGGCCCCGAGGTCGAGCTGGCCCGCTTCGACAGGGCGTGGATCCGGTACGCGCCACTGTCCGTCACCACGCTGGCACTCGGTGCTGGCGCGTTCGGTCTCGTGATGCAGGTGACCGACTGGTTCAACCTGCAGGTCGCGGTCGTCGACTTCGTCCGTGACCTCTTCCGCGAGCTGCCGCTGATCCCGCTCCTCGGCGTCATCCTGGCGATCGGGCTGGTGCTCGGCGTCATCGGCTCCCTCGGCCTCTGGGTCGAGCTGTGGTGGGACTTCCGACTGACCCGGCAGTCAGGCAACCTGCTCGTGCGGCGGGGCCTGCTGACCCGCCGCTCGCTCACATTGGAGGAACGCCGGCTGCGCGGCATCGAGGTGATCGAGCCGCTCGGCGCCCGGCTGGCCGGCGGTGCCCGCCTTGACGCGGTGGCGAGCGGCTTCACGGTGAGCATCGACGAGCGGCGCAACGACCCGCGCACGCTGCTGCCGGTCGTGCCCCGGCAGCTCGCGCTCCGAGTGGCGGCCGACATCCTGGGCGAGCCGGTGGTACCGACCGAGGCGGCGAGCCTCACCCCGCACCCGCCAGCCGCCCGGCGCCGCCGCCTCCTCTGGGCGGTCGGTGCCGCGGTAGGGGTCGCGCTGGTGCTTGCCGCGCTCGGGCTGCTGCTGGTCGAGGCGCTGCTGCACCTGGCCTGGATCAGCGCGGTCGTGCTGGTGCCGGCCGCCGTCTGGATCGGGCTGGACGCCTACCGCGCGCTCGGGCACGGCCTCGCCGGCGAGTACCTGGTGTCCCGTCGCGGAAGTGTGCGGCGGAGCACGGTCGCCCTCCGGCGCGACGGGGTGATCGGCTGGGTGGTGTCCAGCTCACCGCTGCAGCGCCGGGCCGGCCTCGTGACGCTGACCGCCACGACGGCCGCCAACCACGGCGGCTACAAGATCCCCGACGCGGGGCAGGCCCAGGCTCTCACGTTCGCCGACGAGGCGGTGCCGGATCTGATCGCGCCGTTTCTGGAGACGGAACAGGGAGTTGGCGCGGCGCCTCGCCGACCGGCCCGCCAGCCAACTCCCTGA
- a CDS encoding helix-turn-helix transcriptional regulator — protein sequence MTQALAEPTYQELRYPAGPSPAHRHADAYRSLFERSGICMASVDLALRVQEANEPFRRELGGTTDAIGRELFDFLRVSTQTTLRRQFVRLIEGRCERITERVLGFRSEECLMPAQLTAVSIRDRSPLVSSILVMVQWDEAAADTATRTARHKVLTDLDARILQGVAMGMSTVNLAAKLYLSRQGVEYHVATMMKKLKAPNRAALVSRAYATGVLSAGMWPPVVAQEFIK from the coding sequence GTGACGCAAGCACTTGCCGAGCCCACATACCAGGAGCTTCGCTACCCGGCCGGCCCCTCACCGGCACACCGGCACGCGGACGCATACCGGTCGCTCTTCGAGCGCTCCGGCATCTGTATGGCCTCCGTCGACCTCGCGCTGCGGGTCCAGGAGGCGAACGAGCCGTTCCGCCGGGAGCTCGGCGGGACCACCGACGCCATCGGGCGCGAGCTTTTCGACTTTCTCCGGGTGAGCACCCAGACCACGCTCCGCCGCCAGTTCGTACGCCTCATCGAGGGGCGTTGCGAGCGAATCACCGAGCGGGTGCTGGGCTTTCGCTCCGAGGAGTGCCTCATGCCCGCCCAGCTGACCGCAGTGTCCATCCGGGACCGTTCGCCATTGGTGTCGAGCATCCTGGTCATGGTCCAGTGGGACGAGGCCGCCGCCGACACCGCCACCCGTACCGCCCGTCACAAGGTGCTCACCGACCTGGACGCCCGCATCCTGCAGGGTGTCGCGATGGGAATGTCCACTGTCAACCTGGCCGCCAAGCTCTACCTGAGCAGGCAGGGCGTGGAATACCACGTCGCGACCATGATGAAGAAGCTCAAGGCGCCAAACCGGGCGGCGCTGGTCTCTCGGGCGTACGCGACCGGTGTGCTGTCCGCGGGCATGTGGCCCCCGGTGGTAGCGCAAGAATTCATCAAGTAA